A single genomic interval of Prionailurus viverrinus isolate Anna chromosome A2, UM_Priviv_1.0, whole genome shotgun sequence harbors:
- the CSPG5 gene encoding chondroitin sulfate proteoglycan 5 isoform X3, with translation MGRAGGGGPGRGPPPLLLLLGAALVLAARAAPAREAGSAVEAHEQVKSILAREPTANETREKAGPPAAEEDETSWTAPGGEQAMMGPSVGPEEVLEASAAVTGAPWLEADSPGLGGVTAEAGSGDTQALPATLPAPKEALGQSSMAPSIPKATEASRPPSPTPGDMLSPGPEHPKENPLEVWLNLGGSTHDPHGPEPTFPFQGTMEPQPASDIIDIDYFEGLDGEGRGADLESFPGSPGTSEHHPDTGGETPSWSLLDLYDDFTPFDESDFYPTTSFYDDLDEEEEEEEDDKDAAGGGDLEDESDLLVPTEKPGLGPGTGQPTSRWHAVPPQHTLGMVPGSSIALRPRPGEPGRDLTPSENGTECRSGFVRHNGSCRSVCDLFPSYCHNGGQCYLVENIGAFCRCNTQDYIWHKGMRCESIITDFQVMCVAVGSAALVLLLLFMMTVFFAKKLYLLKTENTKLRRTNKFRTPSELHNDNFSLSTIAEGSHPNDHLGIGDYSKEQNGPKPCPMELTSQGHDVPTRGW, from the exons ATGGGccgagccgggggcgggggcccgGGCCGGGGGCCGCCgcctctgctgctgcttctggggGCCGCGCTGGTCCTCGCCGCCCGGGCCGCGCCGG CCCGTGAGGCTGGCAGCGCCGTCGAGGCCCACGAGCAGGTGAAGAGCATCCTGGCGAGGGAGCCGACTGCCAACGAAACGAGGGAGAAGGCCGGCCCACCAGCAGCTGAGGAAGACGAGACCTCGTGGACCGCACCTGGCGGTGAGCAGGCCATGATGGGGCCTAGTGTCGGGCCAGAGGAGGTGCTGGAGGCGTCGGCAGCGGTGACCGGCGCACCCTGGCTGGAGGCTGACAGCCCTGGCCTGGGTGGAGTGACCGCAGAGGCCGGCAGCGGCGACACCCAGGCCCTTCCAGCCACGCTCCCGGCTCCCAAGGAGGCCCTGGGACAGTCATCGATGGCCCCCTCCATCCCCAAGGCTACAGAGGCCAGCAGaccaccctcccccacacctggCGACATGCTGAGCCCCGGCCCAGAACACCCCAAGGAGAATCCCTTGGAGGTTTGGTTGAACCTGGGAGGCAGCACACATGACCCTCATGGGCCAGAGCCCACATTCCCCTTTCAGGGCACAATGGAGCCCCAGCCAGCGTCAGATATAATTGACATCGACTACTTCGAAGGATTGGATGGTGAGGGCCGTGGTGCCGACCTGGAGAGCTTCCCAGGGTCGCCAGGAACCTCAGAGCACCACCCTGATACTGGGGGAGAGACCccttcctggagcctgcttgacttATACGATGACTTCACCCCCTTTGATGAATCTGACTTCTACCCCACCACATCCTTCTATGATGACCttgatgaagaggaggaggaagaggaggatgacAAGGATGCAGCGGGAGGTGGAGACCTGGAAGATGAAAGTGACCTTCTGGTGCCTACCGAGAAGCCTGGTCTGGGGCCCGGGACTGGCCAGCCTACCAGTCGGTGGCATGCTGTCCCCCCACAGCATACTCTGGGGATGGTCCCTGGCAGCAGCATCGCCCTCAGGCCCCGCCCTGGAGAGCCAGGCAGGGACCTGACCCCAAGCGAGAATGGCACTGAGTGCCGCAGCGGCTTTGTGCGACATAATGGCTCCTGCCGGTCAGTGTGCGACCTCTTTCCAAGTTACTGTCACAATGGCGGCCAGTGCTACCTGGTGGAGAACATAGGGGCCTTCTGCAG GTGCAACACACAGGACTACATCTGGCACAAGGGGATGCGCTGCGAGTCCATCATCACCGACTTCCAGGTGATGTGCGTGGCCGTCGGCTCAGCCGCCCTTGTACTGCTCCTGCTCTTCATGATGACAGTGTTCTTCGCCAAGAAGCTATATCTGCTcaagacagagaataccaagctgCGTAGGACCAA CAAATTCCGGACCCCGTCTGAGCTCCACAACGATAACTTCTCCCTCTCCACCATTGCCGAAGGCTCTCACCCAAAC GACCACCTAGGCATCGGGGATTACAGCAAAGAACAAAATGGACCAAAGCCCTGCCCGATGGAGCTTACTTCCCAGGGTCATGATGTGCCTACAAG GGGCTGGTAG
- the CSPG5 gene encoding chondroitin sulfate proteoglycan 5 isoform X2, with product MGRAGGGGPGRGPPPLLLLLGAALVLAARAAPAREAGSAVEAHEQVKSILAREPTANETREKAGPPAAEEDETSWTAPGGEQAMMGPSVGPEEVLEASAAVTGAPWLEADSPGLGGVTAEAGSGDTQALPATLPAPKEALGQSSMAPSIPKATEASRPPSPTPGDMLSPGPEHPKENPLEVWLNLGGSTHDPHGPEPTFPFQGTMEPQPASDIIDIDYFEGLDGEGRGADLESFPGSPGTSEHHPDTGGETPSWSLLDLYDDFTPFDESDFYPTTSFYDDLDEEEEEEEDDKDAAGGGDLEDESDLLVPTEKPGLGPGTGQPTSRWHAVPPQHTLGMVPGSSIALRPRPGEPGRDLTPSENGTECRSGFVRHNGSCRSVCDLFPSYCHNGGQCYLVENIGAFCRCNTQDYIWHKGMRCESIITDFQVMCVAVGSAALVLLLLFMMTVFFAKKLYLLKTENTKLRRTNKFRTPSELHNDNFSLSTIAEGSHPNDHLGIGDYSKEQNGPKPCPMELTSQGHDVPTSTTCLVLRAPLGWNFSTLCCK from the exons ATGGGccgagccgggggcgggggcccgGGCCGGGGGCCGCCgcctctgctgctgcttctggggGCCGCGCTGGTCCTCGCCGCCCGGGCCGCGCCGG CCCGTGAGGCTGGCAGCGCCGTCGAGGCCCACGAGCAGGTGAAGAGCATCCTGGCGAGGGAGCCGACTGCCAACGAAACGAGGGAGAAGGCCGGCCCACCAGCAGCTGAGGAAGACGAGACCTCGTGGACCGCACCTGGCGGTGAGCAGGCCATGATGGGGCCTAGTGTCGGGCCAGAGGAGGTGCTGGAGGCGTCGGCAGCGGTGACCGGCGCACCCTGGCTGGAGGCTGACAGCCCTGGCCTGGGTGGAGTGACCGCAGAGGCCGGCAGCGGCGACACCCAGGCCCTTCCAGCCACGCTCCCGGCTCCCAAGGAGGCCCTGGGACAGTCATCGATGGCCCCCTCCATCCCCAAGGCTACAGAGGCCAGCAGaccaccctcccccacacctggCGACATGCTGAGCCCCGGCCCAGAACACCCCAAGGAGAATCCCTTGGAGGTTTGGTTGAACCTGGGAGGCAGCACACATGACCCTCATGGGCCAGAGCCCACATTCCCCTTTCAGGGCACAATGGAGCCCCAGCCAGCGTCAGATATAATTGACATCGACTACTTCGAAGGATTGGATGGTGAGGGCCGTGGTGCCGACCTGGAGAGCTTCCCAGGGTCGCCAGGAACCTCAGAGCACCACCCTGATACTGGGGGAGAGACCccttcctggagcctgcttgacttATACGATGACTTCACCCCCTTTGATGAATCTGACTTCTACCCCACCACATCCTTCTATGATGACCttgatgaagaggaggaggaagaggaggatgacAAGGATGCAGCGGGAGGTGGAGACCTGGAAGATGAAAGTGACCTTCTGGTGCCTACCGAGAAGCCTGGTCTGGGGCCCGGGACTGGCCAGCCTACCAGTCGGTGGCATGCTGTCCCCCCACAGCATACTCTGGGGATGGTCCCTGGCAGCAGCATCGCCCTCAGGCCCCGCCCTGGAGAGCCAGGCAGGGACCTGACCCCAAGCGAGAATGGCACTGAGTGCCGCAGCGGCTTTGTGCGACATAATGGCTCCTGCCGGTCAGTGTGCGACCTCTTTCCAAGTTACTGTCACAATGGCGGCCAGTGCTACCTGGTGGAGAACATAGGGGCCTTCTGCAG GTGCAACACACAGGACTACATCTGGCACAAGGGGATGCGCTGCGAGTCCATCATCACCGACTTCCAGGTGATGTGCGTGGCCGTCGGCTCAGCCGCCCTTGTACTGCTCCTGCTCTTCATGATGACAGTGTTCTTCGCCAAGAAGCTATATCTGCTcaagacagagaataccaagctgCGTAGGACCAA CAAATTCCGGACCCCGTCTGAGCTCCACAACGATAACTTCTCCCTCTCCACCATTGCCGAAGGCTCTCACCCAAAC GACCACCTAGGCATCGGGGATTACAGCAAAGAACAAAATGGACCAAAGCCCTGCCCGATGGAGCTTACTTCCCAGGGTCATGATGTGCCTACAAG
- the CSPG5 gene encoding chondroitin sulfate proteoglycan 5 isoform X1 — MGRAGGGGPGRGPPPLLLLLGAALVLAARAAPAREAGSAVEAHEQVKSILAREPTANETREKAGPPAAEEDETSWTAPGGEQAMMGPSVGPEEVLEASAAVTGAPWLEADSPGLGGVTAEAGSGDTQALPATLPAPKEALGQSSMAPSIPKATEASRPPSPTPGDMLSPGPEHPKENPLEVWLNLGGSTHDPHGPEPTFPFQGTMEPQPASDIIDIDYFEGLDGEGRGADLESFPGSPGTSEHHPDTGGETPSWSLLDLYDDFTPFDESDFYPTTSFYDDLDEEEEEEEDDKDAAGGGDLEDESDLLVPTEKPGLGPGTGQPTSRWHAVPPQHTLGMVPGSSIALRPRPGEPGRDLTPSENGTECRSGFVRHNGSCRSVCDLFPSYCHNGGQCYLVENIGAFCRCNTQDYIWHKGMRCESIITDFQVMCVAVGSAALVLLLLFMMTVFFAKKLYLLKTENTKLRRTNKFRTPSELHNDNFSLSTIAEGSHPNDDPSAPHKIQEALKSCLKEEESFNIQNSMSPKLEGGKGDQADLEVNCLQNNLT, encoded by the exons ATGGGccgagccgggggcgggggcccgGGCCGGGGGCCGCCgcctctgctgctgcttctggggGCCGCGCTGGTCCTCGCCGCCCGGGCCGCGCCGG CCCGTGAGGCTGGCAGCGCCGTCGAGGCCCACGAGCAGGTGAAGAGCATCCTGGCGAGGGAGCCGACTGCCAACGAAACGAGGGAGAAGGCCGGCCCACCAGCAGCTGAGGAAGACGAGACCTCGTGGACCGCACCTGGCGGTGAGCAGGCCATGATGGGGCCTAGTGTCGGGCCAGAGGAGGTGCTGGAGGCGTCGGCAGCGGTGACCGGCGCACCCTGGCTGGAGGCTGACAGCCCTGGCCTGGGTGGAGTGACCGCAGAGGCCGGCAGCGGCGACACCCAGGCCCTTCCAGCCACGCTCCCGGCTCCCAAGGAGGCCCTGGGACAGTCATCGATGGCCCCCTCCATCCCCAAGGCTACAGAGGCCAGCAGaccaccctcccccacacctggCGACATGCTGAGCCCCGGCCCAGAACACCCCAAGGAGAATCCCTTGGAGGTTTGGTTGAACCTGGGAGGCAGCACACATGACCCTCATGGGCCAGAGCCCACATTCCCCTTTCAGGGCACAATGGAGCCCCAGCCAGCGTCAGATATAATTGACATCGACTACTTCGAAGGATTGGATGGTGAGGGCCGTGGTGCCGACCTGGAGAGCTTCCCAGGGTCGCCAGGAACCTCAGAGCACCACCCTGATACTGGGGGAGAGACCccttcctggagcctgcttgacttATACGATGACTTCACCCCCTTTGATGAATCTGACTTCTACCCCACCACATCCTTCTATGATGACCttgatgaagaggaggaggaagaggaggatgacAAGGATGCAGCGGGAGGTGGAGACCTGGAAGATGAAAGTGACCTTCTGGTGCCTACCGAGAAGCCTGGTCTGGGGCCCGGGACTGGCCAGCCTACCAGTCGGTGGCATGCTGTCCCCCCACAGCATACTCTGGGGATGGTCCCTGGCAGCAGCATCGCCCTCAGGCCCCGCCCTGGAGAGCCAGGCAGGGACCTGACCCCAAGCGAGAATGGCACTGAGTGCCGCAGCGGCTTTGTGCGACATAATGGCTCCTGCCGGTCAGTGTGCGACCTCTTTCCAAGTTACTGTCACAATGGCGGCCAGTGCTACCTGGTGGAGAACATAGGGGCCTTCTGCAG GTGCAACACACAGGACTACATCTGGCACAAGGGGATGCGCTGCGAGTCCATCATCACCGACTTCCAGGTGATGTGCGTGGCCGTCGGCTCAGCCGCCCTTGTACTGCTCCTGCTCTTCATGATGACAGTGTTCTTCGCCAAGAAGCTATATCTGCTcaagacagagaataccaagctgCGTAGGACCAA CAAATTCCGGACCCCGTCTGAGCTCCACAACGATAACTTCTCCCTCTCCACCATTGCCGAAGGCTCTCACCCAAAC gaTGACCCTAGTGCTCCCCACAAAATCCAGGAAGCTCTCAAGTCCTGCCTGAAAGAGGAGGAGTCATTTAACATCCAGAACTCCATGTCACCCAAACTTGAGGGTGGCAAAGGTGACCAGGCTGACTTGGAGGTGAACTGTCTTCAGAATAACCTAACCTAA
- the CSPG5 gene encoding chondroitin sulfate proteoglycan 5 isoform X4, whose protein sequence is MMGPSVGPEEVLEASAAVTGAPWLEADSPGLGGVTAEAGSGDTQALPATLPAPKEALGQSSMAPSIPKATEASRPPSPTPGDMLSPGPEHPKENPLEVWLNLGGSTHDPHGPEPTFPFQGTMEPQPASDIIDIDYFEGLDGEGRGADLESFPGSPGTSEHHPDTGGETPSWSLLDLYDDFTPFDESDFYPTTSFYDDLDEEEEEEEDDKDAAGGGDLEDESDLLVPTEKPGLGPGTGQPTSRWHAVPPQHTLGMVPGSSIALRPRPGEPGRDLTPSENGTECRSGFVRHNGSCRSVCDLFPSYCHNGGQCYLVENIGAFCRCNTQDYIWHKGMRCESIITDFQVMCVAVGSAALVLLLLFMMTVFFAKKLYLLKTENTKLRRTNKFRTPSELHNDNFSLSTIAEGSHPNDDPSAPHKIQEALKSCLKEEESFNIQNSMSPKLEGGKGDQADLEVNCLQNNLT, encoded by the exons ATGATGGGGCCTAGTGTCGGGCCAGAGGAGGTGCTGGAGGCGTCGGCAGCGGTGACCGGCGCACCCTGGCTGGAGGCTGACAGCCCTGGCCTGGGTGGAGTGACCGCAGAGGCCGGCAGCGGCGACACCCAGGCCCTTCCAGCCACGCTCCCGGCTCCCAAGGAGGCCCTGGGACAGTCATCGATGGCCCCCTCCATCCCCAAGGCTACAGAGGCCAGCAGaccaccctcccccacacctggCGACATGCTGAGCCCCGGCCCAGAACACCCCAAGGAGAATCCCTTGGAGGTTTGGTTGAACCTGGGAGGCAGCACACATGACCCTCATGGGCCAGAGCCCACATTCCCCTTTCAGGGCACAATGGAGCCCCAGCCAGCGTCAGATATAATTGACATCGACTACTTCGAAGGATTGGATGGTGAGGGCCGTGGTGCCGACCTGGAGAGCTTCCCAGGGTCGCCAGGAACCTCAGAGCACCACCCTGATACTGGGGGAGAGACCccttcctggagcctgcttgacttATACGATGACTTCACCCCCTTTGATGAATCTGACTTCTACCCCACCACATCCTTCTATGATGACCttgatgaagaggaggaggaagaggaggatgacAAGGATGCAGCGGGAGGTGGAGACCTGGAAGATGAAAGTGACCTTCTGGTGCCTACCGAGAAGCCTGGTCTGGGGCCCGGGACTGGCCAGCCTACCAGTCGGTGGCATGCTGTCCCCCCACAGCATACTCTGGGGATGGTCCCTGGCAGCAGCATCGCCCTCAGGCCCCGCCCTGGAGAGCCAGGCAGGGACCTGACCCCAAGCGAGAATGGCACTGAGTGCCGCAGCGGCTTTGTGCGACATAATGGCTCCTGCCGGTCAGTGTGCGACCTCTTTCCAAGTTACTGTCACAATGGCGGCCAGTGCTACCTGGTGGAGAACATAGGGGCCTTCTGCAG GTGCAACACACAGGACTACATCTGGCACAAGGGGATGCGCTGCGAGTCCATCATCACCGACTTCCAGGTGATGTGCGTGGCCGTCGGCTCAGCCGCCCTTGTACTGCTCCTGCTCTTCATGATGACAGTGTTCTTCGCCAAGAAGCTATATCTGCTcaagacagagaataccaagctgCGTAGGACCAA CAAATTCCGGACCCCGTCTGAGCTCCACAACGATAACTTCTCCCTCTCCACCATTGCCGAAGGCTCTCACCCAAAC gaTGACCCTAGTGCTCCCCACAAAATCCAGGAAGCTCTCAAGTCCTGCCTGAAAGAGGAGGAGTCATTTAACATCCAGAACTCCATGTCACCCAAACTTGAGGGTGGCAAAGGTGACCAGGCTGACTTGGAGGTGAACTGTCTTCAGAATAACCTAACCTAA